Proteins encoded within one genomic window of Glycine soja cultivar W05 chromosome 1, ASM419377v2, whole genome shotgun sequence:
- the LOC114411142 gene encoding probable membrane-associated kinase regulator 6 yields MEPPSSEPLASDSFSYSWLSNCNKPPYYSSYGGTSEEEFNFSVQKSCEEFNFNFDISVPHSPLVLVPADEIFSDGLLRPMFVDPSKVEFCNTPDPTQTKLSSSFSSKTFSQRAMEIHHGLLTKWRKSTRRTLVDFFRYVNQLRQKVGRSRKSIRVDDIDKTDWQVKCLTQKGSSPKPTLATHPIGDLHDHENSIYEAVLHCKRSIGK; encoded by the exons ATGGAACCACCCTCATCAGAGCCTCTAGCCAGTGATAGTTTTTCATACAGTTGGTTATCAAACTGTAATAAACCCCCCTATTATAGTTCCTATGGAGGCACCTCAGAAGAAGAATTCAACTTCAGTGTGCAAAAAAGCTGTGAGGAATTCAACTTCAATTTTGATATTTCTGTCCCTCACTCACCTCTTGTTCTTGTTCCTGCTGATGAGATTTTCTCTGATGGCCTTCTAAGGCCTATGTTTGTTGACCCTTCCAAAGTAGAGTTTTGCAACACACCAGATCCCACTCAAACCAAGCTtagttcttctttttcttccaagACTTTTTCTCAGAGAGCTATGGAAATTCATCATGGATTGCTTACAAAGTGGAGAAAGTCAACAAGGAGAACTTTGGTGGACTTCTTTAGGTATGTCAACCAATTAAGGCAGAAAGTAGGGAGGTCAAGGAAGAGCATCAGAGTTGATGATATTGATAAGACAGATTGGCAAGTTAAATGCTTGACACAGAAAGGGTCATCACCAAAACCAACACTTGCAACACATCCTATTGGTGATTTGCATGATCATGAGAACTCAATTTATGAAGCAGTTCTTCATTGCAAGAGATCAATAG gaaaatga